GACCGCGTGATCGACATCAACTCCGAGGCCGGCGCGGTCGGCCTGCTCAAGAACATCGACACGATCGAGACGCCCAGCGCCTCCGAGGTCATCTTCCACCTCAAGACCCCCGACGCCACGTTCCCGTACAAGCTCTCCACGCCCGTCGCCGGCATCGTCGACCCCGAGGCGTACGACGGCAGGAAGCTCCGCGACGGCTTCGACGTGACCGGCTCCGGCCCTTACAACTTCAAGGCCGAGACCGACGGCGACCGGATCGTCAAGGCGGTCTTCACCAAGAACTCCTCGTACAAGGGCGACCTGAAGCTCCGCAACGACAAGGTCGAGCTGCGCTCGTACCCCGACGCGGCCGCCATGGGCAAGGCCCTCGACTCCGGCGAGATCGACGTCATGGCCCGCACCATGTCCCCCGACCAGATCGAGGACATGACCGCGAAGCCCACCGACAAGATCGAGCTCACCGAGATGCCCGGTCTGGAGATCCGCTACCTCGCCTTCGACACCGACGAGCCCGTCGTGAAGGACAAGGCCGTACGCCAGGCCGTCGCCTCCCTCGTCGACCGCGGCGAGATCGCCTCCGAGGTCTACGGCTCCACGGCCGAGCCCCTCTACTCGCTCATCCCGGCGACCATCACCGCGCACACCAACTCGTTCTTCAACAAGTACGGCGAGCCCGACCCGGCCGAGGCGAAGCGACTCCTCGACGAGGCCGGTGTCCAGACACCCGTGCAGTTCACCCTGAACTACACGACCGACCACTACGGCGAAGCCACCGCCAAGGAGTTCGAGACGCTCAAGAAGCAGCTCAACTCCAGCGGGCTCTTCGACGTCGACACCAAGGGCACCGAGTGGTCCAAGTTCCGGCCCGCCCAGACACGCGGTGACTACACCGTCTACGGCATGGGCTGGTTCCCCGACTTCCCCGACCCGGACAACTACATCGCGCCGTTCCTCGACGAGAACAACTTCCTCAACGCGCCGTACTCGAACAAGAAGGTCAGCGGAGAGCTGATCCCCCAGTCGCGCAGCGAGGCCGAGCGCAGCGCCGCCGCCAAGAGCTTCGCGCAGATGCAGGACATCGTCGCCGAGGACGTACCGGTGTTGCCGCTCTGGCAGGGCAAGCAGTACGTGGCCGCCGACGACGACATCTCCGGTGTCGAGTGGGCGCTCAACCCCTCCGGCGAACTGCTGCTCTGGGAACTCGGCACCGGCAGCGCGGTCTGACCCCGGCCCCACCGTGCGGGCAACCGCCACATGAGAGGTCCCCGGCATCGCACCGATGCCGGGGACCTCTCACGTACTCACCCGAAACGCCTGGGGTCACTGCGCGCCGGGGCGCACCAGACCGCTCTCGTACGCGTACACCGCCGCCTGCACACGGTCACGCAGGCTCAGCTTCGTCAGCACATGCCCCACATGCGTCTTCACCGTGGTCTCGCTGACGAACAGATCCGCGGCGATCTCCGCGTTGGACAGCCCCCGTGCCACCAGCTTCAGCACCTCGACCTCACGCTCGGTGAGCGTGTGCAGGGTGTCCGGCACCTGCTCGTCACCGGACGGCAGATGGTCCGCGTACTTGTCCAGCAGCCGGCGCGTGATGCTCGGTGCCAGCATCGCCTCACCCGCGGCCACCACCCGGATCGCCTGCACCAGCTCGTTCGCCGGCGCGTCCTTCAGCAGAAAGCCACTGGCCCCGGCGCGCAACGCCTCCACCACGTACTCGTCCAGATCGAACGTGGTCAGCACCAGCACCTTCGCCGGACCGTCCTTGCCCGGACCCGTGATCTGCCGCGTCGCCTCCACACCGTCCATCCGCGGCATACGGATGTCCATCAGCACCACATCGGGCTGCAGCGCCCGCACCTGGTCGATGGCCTGAAGACCGTCCCCGGCCTCCCCGACGACCGCGATGTCCTGCTCGGCCTCCAGGATCATCCGGAAGCCGGTGCGCAGCAGTGGCTGGTCATCGACCAGTAGGACGCGGATCGCCACGGGATCTCCTTCGGTAGACCGATCCCGGTCCATTCTGCCCTGACCGCCCGCCCACCGAAGCGGCGGGCACACGCCGCCCCCGCTACACCCCCTGCGCCGGCTCGGCGGAAACGGCCGGCTCCACCACCGGCAGCGGCTCCGCACCCTGCGCCGGCGGCACCGTCAGCGGATACACCGGGGGAGTCCCCCCGAACTCCGGACACACCGCCCGGTGATCGCACCAACCGCACAGCTTCGTCGGCCGGGGCCGCCAGTCACCCGTCTCCGTCGCCTGCCTGATCGCGTCCCAGAGCGCCAGCAGCTTGCGCTCGATACGCTCCAGATCCGCCTCCACCGGGTCGTACGTCAGAACGTCACCACTGCCCAGATAGACCAGCTGAAGCCGGCGCGGCACCACCCGCTTCCACCGCCAGATCACCAGCGCGTAGAACTTCATCTGGAACAGCGCGCCCTCCGCGTACTCCGGACGCGGCGCCTTGCCCGTCTTGTAGTCCACGATCCGCACCTCGCCCGACGGCGCCACGTCGACCCGGTCGATCACCCCGCGCAGCCGCAGCCCCGACTCCAGCTCCGTCTCCACGAACAGCTCACGCTCGGCCGGCTCCAGCCGCGTCGGATCCTCCAGCGAGAACCACCGCTCGACCAGCCCCTCCGCCTCCGACAGCCAGCGCGTCAGCCGCTCACCGCCCTCGTCCCCCTCGAACAGCTCACCCAGCTCCGGCCTCGACTCCAGCAGCCGGTCCCACTGCCCGGGGACCATCGCCCTGGCCCGCGGCGCCGTACGCTCGACAGCGGGGTCGTCGAACAGCCTCTCCAGCACCGCGTGCACCAGCGTCCCCCGGGTGGCCGCCTCGCTCGGCTTCTCCGGCAGCTTGTCGATCACCCGGAACCGGTACAGCAGAGGGCACTGCATGAAGTCACTCGCACGCGACGGCGACAGCGACATGGGCTGCTGACTCGTACTCATGACTCAGACCCTACGGCCCGCCACTGACAGCGAGCGGAATACCATCGACGCAAGACCTCGCGCACACGGCATCATCGAGCGAGTGACGGCGCCGCAACGAAGGGACGACGTGAACAAGGACGACGAGAGCGGCGAGAGCAGGAGGCCGCGGTCCGGTCCTGAGGACGCGCCCCCCGGCGGCAAGCGGAAGCGGCCCGAAGACCCCGGAGGCGGGATCCTGATGGGCCGTCCCTTCGGCGTCCCCGTCTACGTCGCGCCCAGCTGGTTCCTGGTCGCCGCCCTCATCACCTGGGTCTTCGGCGGCCAGCTCGACCGCGTGCT
This window of the Streptomyces niveus genome carries:
- a CDS encoding ABC transporter substrate-binding protein is translated as MKRKSLVLPVVAGLLAPVLAACGGSDGGSGSGDAIVVGTTDQFTATKESPAPFDPAFAYDTGSWNVLRQSLQTLMHIPRGGGAPVPEAASNCRFSDNQNESYRCELRDGLKFASGAEITSQDVKFSIDRVIDINSEAGAVGLLKNIDTIETPSASEVIFHLKTPDATFPYKLSTPVAGIVDPEAYDGRKLRDGFDVTGSGPYNFKAETDGDRIVKAVFTKNSSYKGDLKLRNDKVELRSYPDAAAMGKALDSGEIDVMARTMSPDQIEDMTAKPTDKIELTEMPGLEIRYLAFDTDEPVVKDKAVRQAVASLVDRGEIASEVYGSTAEPLYSLIPATITAHTNSFFNKYGEPDPAEAKRLLDEAGVQTPVQFTLNYTTDHYGEATAKEFETLKKQLNSSGLFDVDTKGTEWSKFRPAQTRGDYTVYGMGWFPDFPDPDNYIAPFLDENNFLNAPYSNKKVSGELIPQSRSEAERSAAAKSFAQMQDIVAEDVPVLPLWQGKQYVAADDDISGVEWALNPSGELLLWELGTGSAV
- a CDS encoding response regulator, with protein sequence MAIRVLLVDDQPLLRTGFRMILEAEQDIAVVGEAGDGLQAIDQVRALQPDVVLMDIRMPRMDGVEATRQITGPGKDGPAKVLVLTTFDLDEYVVEALRAGASGFLLKDAPANELVQAIRVVAAGEAMLAPSITRRLLDKYADHLPSGDEQVPDTLHTLTEREVEVLKLVARGLSNAEIAADLFVSETTVKTHVGHVLTKLSLRDRVQAAVYAYESGLVRPGAQ
- a CDS encoding RecB family exonuclease, whose product is MSTSQQPMSLSPSRASDFMQCPLLYRFRVIDKLPEKPSEAATRGTLVHAVLERLFDDPAVERTAPRARAMVPGQWDRLLESRPELGELFEGDEGGERLTRWLSEAEGLVERWFSLEDPTRLEPAERELFVETELESGLRLRGVIDRVDVAPSGEVRIVDYKTGKAPRPEYAEGALFQMKFYALVIWRWKRVVPRRLQLVYLGSGDVLTYDPVEADLERIERKLLALWDAIRQATETGDWRPRPTKLCGWCDHRAVCPEFGGTPPVYPLTVPPAQGAEPLPVVEPAVSAEPAQGV